The following are encoded together in the Candidatus Poribacteria bacterium genome:
- the priA gene encoding primosomal protein N', translating into GCRHCGYERPTPQVCPECGSVYIRYFGLGTEQVEQEVGKAFPKAKVKRMDADSTARKNAHQQILDVFKSGEIDILVGTQMIAKGLDFPNVTLVGVISADTALNLPDFRAGERSFNLLTQVAGRSGRSEAGGNVIIQTYMPEHYSIQAAQGHDYLRFYREEIGYREALLYPPLSHAATILLRGEVEAEVIQASNNLLDQLETFKGDCFPTVEIRGPVPAPLAKIRNKFRWHFLLRSEDVEELRELIQCAITATSPTNIDLIVDIDPISVL; encoded by the coding sequence TGGGGTGTCGGCACTGCGGTTATGAACGCCCAACGCCCCAAGTTTGTCCAGAATGTGGCAGCGTGTACATCCGCTATTTTGGACTTGGCACCGAGCAGGTTGAGCAGGAGGTGGGCAAGGCATTCCCCAAAGCGAAGGTCAAGCGGATGGACGCCGATTCGACGGCACGCAAAAATGCCCACCAGCAGATCTTGGACGTTTTCAAGAGTGGGGAAATTGATATTTTGGTGGGAACGCAGATGATTGCGAAAGGGTTAGATTTTCCAAATGTGACCCTTGTGGGTGTGATTTCTGCCGATACCGCACTCAATCTGCCAGATTTTCGTGCCGGTGAACGGTCGTTTAATTTGCTGACACAGGTGGCCGGACGATCTGGTCGTAGCGAAGCGGGCGGTAACGTCATTATTCAGACCTATATGCCGGAACACTACAGCATCCAAGCGGCACAGGGGCATGACTATCTCCGTTTCTATCGTGAAGAGATCGGTTATCGGGAGGCGCTGCTTTACCCGCCATTGAGCCATGCTGCAACCATTCTGCTCCGTGGGGAGGTTGAGGCGGAGGTAATCCAAGCCTCCAATAATCTGCTTGATCAACTCGAAACCTTCAAGGGGGATTGCTTCCCTACAGTTGAGATTCGGGGGCCCGTTCCCGCACCGCTTGCCAAGATCAGAAATAAATTTCGGTGGCATTTTCTGTTGCGATCCGAGGATGTGGAGGAGCTGCGTGAACTGATTCAGTGTGCGATTACCGCGACATCGCCGACGAATATCGATCTGATTGTGGATATTGATCCGATAAGTGTGTTGTAA
- the priA gene encoding primosomal protein N' → MEANRAPKQAEMLRLLLDCSDETLTRTDLAKRADTSVTGLQSLEQKGLIHVESVQIVRNPLSLDPVPSTQPLTLNPDQATALQAIQGAIDSSKRELFLLHGVTGSGKTEVYMQAMASVLDQGKQVIVLVPEISLTPQTVSRFVGRFGARVAVLHSNLSDGERYDQWQQIKGGAADIVVGPRSAVFAPFPNLGLIVIDEEHETSYKQDAAHPFYHARDVAVKRSELVACPLILGSATPSLESFYHAQQGEYTLLRLPSRVSNIEMPPVEIVDMREELKRGNRTIFSTALRTGIEERL, encoded by the coding sequence TTGGAAGCCAACCGCGCCCCGAAACAGGCAGAAATGCTCCGCCTCCTCCTCGACTGTAGTGATGAAACGTTGACGAGAACAGATCTGGCTAAACGTGCCGACACGTCAGTGACGGGGTTACAATCCCTTGAGCAGAAGGGGTTAATTCACGTTGAGTCTGTCCAAATTGTGCGGAATCCGTTGAGTTTGGATCCGGTGCCTTCCACGCAGCCGCTCACGCTGAATCCGGATCAGGCGACTGCCTTGCAGGCGATTCAAGGGGCGATCGATTCGAGTAAGCGCGAACTGTTTCTCCTACACGGTGTCACCGGTAGCGGTAAGACGGAGGTTTATATGCAAGCGATGGCTTCCGTCTTAGATCAGGGAAAACAGGTGATAGTGCTTGTTCCCGAAATTTCTCTCACACCCCAAACGGTCTCTCGGTTTGTCGGACGTTTTGGGGCGCGGGTCGCTGTCCTCCATAGCAATCTTTCAGATGGGGAACGATATGACCAGTGGCAGCAGATTAAAGGCGGAGCGGCGGACATCGTTGTGGGACCCAGATCCGCTGTCTTTGCGCCCTTTCCGAACCTTGGGCTGATTGTAATTGATGAGGAGCATGAAACATCATACAAGCAGGACGCTGCGCACCCATTCTATCACGCGCGGGACGTTGCTGTGAAGCGATCTGAGTTAGTCGCCTGTCCGTTGATTCTCGGCAGCGCGACGCCATCGTTGGAGAGTTTTTATCATGCGCAGCAAGGGGAGTACACCCTCTTGCGACTGCCTTCCCGCGTATCGAATATTGAGATGCCACCCGTCGAGATTGTGGATATGCGCGAGGAGTTAAAGCGGGGTAATCGCACCATTTTTTCGACAGCCCTCCGAACAGGTATTGAGGAACGGCTT
- a CDS encoding uracil-DNA glycosylase, whose amino-acid sequence MSDQNEVVEGYLEVVATVREYVEEQMHLGFTELFEEEAEPESEFAEFDIGELRDEAMGCERCELHQGRNTVVFGTGDENADLMFVGEAPGADEDQQGEPFVGRAGQLLTRIIEAMELRREDVYIANVIKCRPPGNRNPKPIEIESCEPFLLRQIELIKPKVICALGTFAAQTLLATNQSISSLRGRFHDYHGCKLMATYHPAYLLRNPHGKRDVWEDMQKVIAELKTS is encoded by the coding sequence ATGTCAGATCAGAATGAAGTTGTCGAAGGATATCTAGAAGTTGTCGCAACAGTGAGGGAATACGTGGAAGAACAAATGCATCTTGGTTTTACAGAATTGTTTGAGGAAGAAGCGGAACCCGAATCCGAATTTGCCGAGTTTGATATAGGGGAGTTGCGCGATGAAGCGATGGGTTGTGAGCGGTGCGAACTGCATCAGGGACGAAACACAGTCGTTTTCGGAACTGGAGATGAAAACGCAGATCTCATGTTTGTCGGTGAAGCTCCCGGCGCGGATGAGGATCAACAGGGTGAGCCTTTCGTCGGGCGCGCGGGTCAATTGCTGACCCGGATTATTGAGGCGATGGAGTTGAGGCGTGAAGATGTTTATATCGCCAACGTGATTAAGTGCCGTCCGCCCGGTAATCGGAACCCGAAACCGATTGAGATCGAAAGCTGTGAGCCTTTCCTGCTCAGACAGATTGAGTTAATCAAGCCGAAGGTGATCTGTGCCCTTGGCACCTTTGCTGCGCAAACGCTACTTGCGACCAACCAGAGTATTTCTTCGTTGCGTGGTCGTTTCCACGACTATCACGGCTGCAAACTCATGGCAACCTACCACCCCGCCTACCTCCTCCGAAATCCGCATGGCAAGCGAGATGTCTGGGAGGATATGCAGAAAGTAATCGCGGAACTAAAAACTAGTTAG
- a CDS encoding bifunctional phosphoglucose/phosphomannose isomerase: MTTLNLAQIKQHDPEDMLHLLSSFSTQCRRGWEIGEALKLKGYGERIPNNIVIAGMGGSGIGGDLVKAVVGSQFPCPIIVHRGYTLPAFVTSQTLFIAVSYSGNTEETLLSVEQAFSQGANILAVTSGGKLKAFTDTHNLPCVMIPDGQPPRASLGYLLMPVLSVFSRLGFASSLDFRSDLREAIALLQKLAEDFQPDVTESQPKRLAQALCGKLPVIYAPQELEAIAMRWKGQMNENGKSLAYYSVYPEMNHNEIEGWKHPSALTRQSHVIQLRDPIAPSQTQRRMDITAELIQPHTAGITQVNSAGKSLLARLLSLVAIGDWTSFYLAILYEQNPTPVGRIEELKRRLET, encoded by the coding sequence TCTCGCCCAAATCAAGCAACATGATCCTGAGGATATGCTTCACCTGCTGTCCAGTTTCTCTACACAGTGTAGACGTGGCTGGGAGATTGGCGAGGCTCTGAAATTAAAGGGTTATGGTGAGCGGATTCCCAACAACATTGTGATTGCTGGGATGGGTGGATCTGGGATTGGCGGAGACCTTGTGAAAGCGGTGGTTGGGTCCCAATTTCCCTGTCCAATTATCGTCCACAGGGGTTATACTCTTCCTGCGTTTGTTACATCTCAGACACTTTTCATCGCTGTCAGTTATTCCGGTAATACCGAAGAAACGCTCCTGTCTGTTGAACAGGCATTTTCACAGGGGGCGAATATTCTGGCGGTTACCAGTGGTGGAAAGTTAAAGGCATTCACGGATACGCACAATCTTCCCTGCGTGATGATTCCGGACGGTCAACCGCCCAGAGCCTCGCTCGGCTATCTGCTCATGCCGGTCTTATCCGTCTTTTCGCGGCTCGGGTTCGCCTCAAGCCTCGATTTCCGGAGCGATTTACGGGAAGCAATTGCGCTGCTACAGAAGTTGGCAGAAGATTTCCAGCCCGATGTCACAGAAAGTCAACCCAAGCGGCTTGCACAGGCGTTGTGCGGGAAATTGCCTGTTATCTACGCCCCGCAAGAACTTGAGGCGATTGCTATGCGTTGGAAGGGGCAGATGAATGAGAACGGCAAATCGCTCGCTTATTATAGTGTGTATCCTGAGATGAATCACAATGAGATTGAGGGTTGGAAGCATCCGTCAGCGTTGACGCGGCAATCTCATGTTATCCAACTCCGCGACCCGATTGCTCCGTCTCAGACGCAGCGTCGGATGGACATCACGGCGGAACTAATTCAACCGCATACCGCTGGCATTACACAGGTGAATTCAGCTGGTAAATCGCTACTTGCCCGTCTGTTATCGTTGGTTGCGATTGGGGATTGGACCAGCTTTTATCTCGCAATCTTATACGAACAGAATCCAACACCCGTTGGGCGAATTGAAGAACTCAAACGCCGATTGGAGACGTAA